A section of the Felis catus isolate Fca126 chromosome B2, F.catus_Fca126_mat1.0, whole genome shotgun sequence genome encodes:
- the LYRM2 gene encoding LYR motif-containing protein 2: MATSRLPPATLTLKQFMRRQQVLLLYRRILQAIRQVPNDSDRKYLKDWAREEFKRNKGATEEDTIRMMITQGNMQLKELEKTLALAKS; the protein is encoded by the exons ATGGCTACTTCCAGGTTACCCCCGGCGACTCTAACACTAAAGCAG TTCATGAGAAGGCAACAAGTTCTACTTCTCTACAGAAGGATTTTGCAAGCAATTCGGCAAGTTCCAAATGATTCTGATCGCAAATACCTGAAGGACTGGGCAAGGGAagaattcaaaagaaacaaaggtgCCACGGAAGAG GATACAATCCGGATGATGATTACTCAAGGCAATATGCAGCTCAAGGAGTTAGAAAAAACACTTGCTTTGGCAAAATCTTAA